The following coding sequences are from one Saccopteryx bilineata isolate mSacBil1 chromosome 3, mSacBil1_pri_phased_curated, whole genome shotgun sequence window:
- the BCL11A gene encoding B-cell lymphoma/leukemia 11A isoform X3 encodes MNFPLGDILIFIEHKRKQCNGSLCLEKAVDKPPSPSPIEMKKASNPVEVGIQVTPEDDDCLSTSSRGICPKQEHIADKLLHWRGLSSPRSAHGALIPTPGMSAEYVPQGICKDEPSSYTCTTCKQPFTSAWFLLQHAQNTHGLRIYLESEHGSPLTPRVGIPSGLGAECPSQPPLHGIHIADNNPFNLLRIPGSVSREASGLAEGRFPPTPPLFSPPPRHHLDPHRIERLGAEEMALATHHPSAFDRVLRLNPMAMEPPAMDFSRRLRELAGNTSSPPLSPGRPSPMQRLLQPFQPGSKPPFLATPPLPPLQSAPPPSQPPVKSKSCEFCGKTFKFQSNLVVHRRSHTGEKPYKCNLCDHACTQASKLKRHMKTHMHKSSPMTVKSDDGLSTASSPEPSTSDLVGSASSALKSVVAKFKSENDPNLIPENGDEEEEEDDEEEEEEEEEEEEELTESERVDYGFGLSLEAARHHENSSRGAVVGVGDEGRALPDVMQGMVLSSMQHFSEAFHQVLGEKHKRGHLAEAEGHRDTCDEDSVAGESDRIDDGTVNGRGCSPGESASGGLSKKLLLGSPSSLSPFSKRIKLEKEFDLPPAAMPNTENVYSQWLAGYAASRQLKDPFLSFGDSRQSPFASSSEHSSENGSLRFSTPPGELDGGISGRSGTGSGGSTPHISGPGPGRPSSKEGRRSDTCEYCGKVFKNCSNLTVHRRSHTGERPYKCELCNYACAQSSKLTRHMKTHGQVGKDVYKCEICKMPFSVYSTLEKHMKKWHSDRVLNNDIKTE; translated from the exons ATAAACTTCTGCACTGGAGGGGCCTTTCCTCTCCCCGTTCTGCACATGGAGCCCTAATCCCCACGCCCGGGATGAGTGCAGAATATGTCCCGCAGGGTATTT GTAAAGATGAGCCCAGCAGCTATACATGTACAACTTGCAAACAGCCATTCACCAGTGCATGGTTTCTCTTGCAACACGCACAGAACACTCATGGATTAAGAATCTACTTAGAAAGCGAACACGGAAGTCCCCTGACCCCGCGGGTTGGTATCCCTTCAGGACTAGGTGCAGAATGTCCTTCCCAGCCACCTCTCCATGGGATCCATATTGCAGACAATAACCCCTTTAACCTGCTAAGAATACCAGGATCAGTATCCAGAGAGGCTTCCGGCCTGGCAGAAGGGCGCTTTCCACCCACTCCCCCCCTGTTTAGTCCACCACCGAGACATCACTTGGACCCCCACCGCATAGAGCGCCTGGGGGCCGAAGAGATGGCCCTGGCCACCCATCACCCGAGTGCCTTTGACAGGGTGCTGCGGTTGAACCCAATGGCTATGGAGCCTCCCGCCATGGATTTCTCTAGGAGACTTAGAGAGCTGGCAGGGAACACGTCTAGCCCACCGCTGTCCCCAGGCCGGCCCAGCCCTATGCAAAGGTTACTGCAACCATTCCAGCCAGGTAGCAAGCCGCCCTTCCTGGCGacgccccccctccctcctctgcaatccgcccctcctccctcccagcccccggTCAAGTCCAAGTCATGCGAATTCTGCGGCAAGACGTTCAAATTTCAGAGCAACCTGGTGGTGCACCGGCGCAGCCACACGGGCGAGAAGCCCTACAAGTGCAACCTGTGTGACCACGCGTGCACGCAGGCCAGCAAGCTGAAGCGCCACATGAAGACGCACATGCACAAGTCATCCCCCATGACGGTCAAGTCCGACGACGGCCTATCCACCGCCAGCTCCCCGGAACCCAGCACCAGCGACCTGGTGGGCAGCGCCAGCAGCGCGCTCAAGTCCGTGGTGGCCAAGTTCAAGAGCGAGAACGACCCCAACCTGATCCCAGAGAACGGGgacgaggaggaagaggaggacgacgaagaagaagaagaagaggaggaagaggaggaggaggagctgacaGAGAGCGAGAGGGTGGACTATGGCTTCGGGCTGAGCCTGGAGGCGGCGCGCCACCACGAGAACAGCTCGCGGGGCGCTGTGGTGGGCGTGGGCGATGAGGGCCGTGCCCTGCCCGACGTCATGCAGGGCATGGTGCTCAGCTCCATGCAGCACTTCAGCGAGGCCTTCCACCAGGTCCTGGGTGAGAAGCATAAGCGCGGCCACCTGGCCGAGGCTGAGGGCCACAGGGACACTTGTGATGAAGACTCGGTGGCTGGCGAGTCGGACCGCATAGACGATGGCACTGTTAATGGCCGCGGCTGCTCCCCGGGCGAGTCGGCCTCTGGGGGCCTGTCTAAAAAGCTGCTACTGGGCAGCCCCAGCTCGCTGAGCCCCTTCTCCAAGCGCATCAAGCTCGAGAAGGAGTTCGACCTGCCCCCAGCCGCAATGCCCAACACTGAGAACGTGTACTCACAGTGGCTCGCCGGCTACGCAGCCTCCAGGCAGCTCAAAGATCCCTTCCTTAGCTTCGGAGACTCCAGACAATCGCCTTTCGCCTCCTCGTCGGAGCACTCCTCggagaacgggagcttgcgcttcTCCACACCGCCCGGGGAGCTGGACGGAGGGATCTCGGGGCGCAGCGGCACGGGAAGTGGAGGGAGCACGCCCCATATTAGTGGTCCGGGCCCGGGCAGGCCCAGCTCAAAAGAGGGCAGACGCAGCGACACTTGTGAGTACTGTGGGAAAGTCTTCAAGAACTGTAGCAATCTCACTGTCCACAGGAGAAGCCACACGGGCGAAAGGCCTTATAAATGCGAGCTGTGCAACTATGCCTGTGCCCAGAGTAGCAAGCTCACCAGGCACATGAAAACGCATGGCCAGGTGGGGAAGGACGTTTACAAATGTGAAATTTGTAAGATGCCTTTTAGCGTGTACAGTACCCTGgagaaacacatgaaaaaatggCACAGTGATCGAGTGTTGAATAATGATATAAAAACTGAATAG